A stretch of the Uranotaenia lowii strain MFRU-FL chromosome 3, ASM2978415v1, whole genome shotgun sequence genome encodes the following:
- the LOC129753638 gene encoding uncharacterized protein LOC129753638, with translation MDSTDPNPTSDQSARSNGTTNGLPSGQQFHPAGMQQLFIRPTQFGQQPPTGLTFQFPGQQQQQQQQQQSSHQFSPTSDALLSQLLQQQQAFATQMLHQQQEFMRQQQEMFLRTLSSISVQIPSNPEVILDSLSHHIHEFR, from the coding sequence ATGGATTCGACTGATCCTAACCCAACTTCGGATCAATCCGCAAGATCAAATGGGACCACCAACGGGCTCCCCAGTGGACAGCAGTTCCACCCAGCTGGCATGCAGCAACTTTTCATTCGCCCCACACAGTTCGGTCAACAGCCACCGACGGGACTTACTTTTCAGTTCCCcgggcagcagcagcaacagcaacagcagcagcaatcaTCGCACCAGTTTTCACCAACTTCCGACGCACTCCTCTCCCAGCTCCTCCAACAGCAGCAAGCATTTGCGACACAAATGCTGCACCAGCAGCAGGAATTCATGCGGCAACAGCAGGAAATGTTCCTCCGTACGCTATCATCAATTAGTGTGCAAATTCCATCAAACCCAGAAGTGATTTTAGATTCACTGTCGCATCACATTCATGAGTTCCGGTAA
- the LOC129753639 gene encoding uncharacterized protein K02A2.6-like has protein sequence MGSAEHERYVNFILPKLPKDYQFDETVRKLGILFGAAESLISKRYRCLQTTKKSTEDYVSFSCRVNKNAVDFELSKLTEEQFKCLLFVCGMKAECDAEVRTRLLAKIEDRNDVTLEQLSEDCQRLMCLKRDTAMIEGTSGSPAVQFVERNYNRKQISKSSPKKVNSPKNIPPTPCWKCGAMHYTRECPYKDHKCSDCGNNGHRNGYCLSENKSAKPYHKNKNKTFRANAVKVNAVQQKRKFVQADLNGAEVQLQLDTGSDISVVSKRVWEKIGKPSTTPALGNASTASGAPLQLLFKFQCDVNVNGQQRRGTFHVVDKSFNVFGIDLLDTFGLWSVPISTFCNQSVKPSTSSESFEAAPRSKHSASSTSPQHNRTARLNHFRKIERGEVRFQ, from the coding sequence ATGGGTTCCGCCGAACATGAACGGTACGTCAACTTCATTCTTCCGAAACTACCGAAGGACTACCAATTCGATGAAACAGTTCGGAAATTGGGGATCCTGTTTGGTGCTGCTGAATCGCTCATCAGCAAGCGGTATCGTTGCCTGCAGACTACAAAAAAGTCCACCGAAGATTACGTTTCGTTTTCATGCCGTGTAAACAAGAACGCGGTCGATTTTGAACTGTCTAAATTGACGGAGGAGCAGttcaaatgtttattatttgtttGCGGCATGAAAGCGGAGTGTGATGCAGAGGTGCGTACTAGACTGTTGGCAAAAATAGAGGACCGGAACGACGTGACCCTGGAGCAGCTTTCTGAAGACTGCCAACGGCTGATGTGTCTGAAGAGAGACACTGCTATGATCGAGGGAACATCCGGATCACCAGCAGTGCAGTTCGTGGAGCGGAATTATAATCGGaaacaaatttccaaaagtTCTCCGAAAAAAGTGAATTCCCCCAAAAACATTCCCCCAACACCTTGTTGGAAGTGCGGCGCAATGCACTACACTCGTGAGTGCCCGTACAAGGACCACAAGTGTAGTGATTGTGGCAACAACGGACACCGTAACGGTTATTGTTTATCCGAAAACAAAAGTGCAAAGCCCTATcacaagaacaaaaataaaacttttcggGCGAATGCAGTGAAAGTGAATGCAGTGCAGcaaaaacgaaaatttgttcaagctGATCTTAACGGTGCTGAAGTGCAACTGCAGTTGGACACTGGATCCGACATCAGTGTGGTATCGAAGCGTGTGTGGGAGAAAATCGGGAAGCCTTCCACCACCCCTGCACTAGGTAATGCATCTACGGCTTCTGGTGCCCCCCTCCAGCTCCTTTTCAAGTTCCAGTGTGACGTCAACGTAAATGGCCAGCAGCGCCGTGGGACATTTCACGTGGTCGACAAATCGTTTAACGTGTTCGGAATCGATTTGCTTGACACTTTTGGACTCTGGTCTGTGCCGATTTCTACTTTTTGCAACCAGAGTGTCAAACCATCCACATCGTCGGAGTCATTTGAGGCAGCACCACGTTCCAAACATTCAGCATCCAGCACTTCACCACAGCACAATCGCACAGCAAGGCTGAACCATTTCAGGAAAATCGAGAGGGGAGAAGTTCGGTTCCAATAA